In the genome of Streptomyces sp. NBC_00190, one region contains:
- a CDS encoding HTTM domain-containing protein, with protein sequence MVDGVRLRASAGRALAKVTGRALGPYQSAVIRIGFAGTWLFFLLREFPNRGEMYGPDGPWSWELAQRLTASNGAFTVLMWSDSAVWFEIVHAVAVLASVGLLLGWRTRAMSVVFMVGVLSLQNRSVFMGDGGDNVIHLMAVYLVLTRCAQVWSLDARRARLRGSASAGAAGPVLWTVLGAAFAYGAVTGEFGYGWLAAFAAVWVVCALWWVVDRYDREGEGRATLDVLANLLHNAGMLVIMAEVCLIYATAGWYKIQGSRWQDGTALYYPLGLDYFTPWPGLSALLAGSGTLVMLLSYGTVAVQVAFPFTVFNRRIKNVLLGVMMLEHAGIAVLLGLPFFSLAMITADAVFLPTVFLVWLGARAAALRPRRIPGRPAPSDAEPAPVAAGAALT encoded by the coding sequence GTGGTGGACGGTGTGAGGCTCCGGGCCTCCGCGGGGCGGGCGCTGGCGAAGGTCACCGGGCGGGCCCTGGGCCCGTACCAGAGCGCCGTGATCCGCATCGGTTTCGCCGGGACCTGGCTCTTCTTCCTGCTGCGCGAGTTCCCGAACCGCGGGGAGATGTACGGGCCGGACGGGCCGTGGAGCTGGGAGCTGGCACAGCGGCTGACCGCCTCCAACGGGGCCTTCACGGTGCTGATGTGGTCCGATTCGGCGGTGTGGTTCGAGATCGTCCACGCGGTGGCCGTGCTGGCGAGCGTGGGGCTGCTGCTGGGCTGGCGGACGCGCGCCATGTCCGTGGTGTTCATGGTCGGGGTGCTCTCGCTGCAGAACCGCAGCGTGTTCATGGGTGACGGCGGCGACAACGTCATCCACCTCATGGCGGTCTACCTGGTGCTGACCCGGTGCGCGCAGGTGTGGTCACTGGACGCGCGACGGGCCCGGCTGCGGGGGTCGGCTTCCGCCGGGGCCGCCGGGCCGGTGCTGTGGACGGTGCTGGGCGCGGCGTTCGCGTACGGGGCCGTGACCGGGGAGTTCGGTTACGGCTGGCTGGCGGCCTTCGCGGCGGTCTGGGTGGTCTGCGCGCTGTGGTGGGTGGTGGACCGGTACGACCGGGAGGGCGAGGGGCGCGCGACGCTCGACGTGCTGGCCAACCTGCTGCACAACGCGGGGATGCTGGTGATCATGGCGGAGGTCTGCCTGATCTACGCGACGGCGGGCTGGTACAAGATCCAGGGCTCGCGGTGGCAGGACGGGACGGCGCTGTACTACCCGCTGGGGCTCGACTACTTCACCCCGTGGCCGGGCCTGTCGGCGCTGCTGGCGGGCAGCGGGACGCTGGTCATGCTGCTGTCGTACGGGACGGTGGCGGTGCAGGTGGCGTTCCCGTTCACCGTGTTCAACCGGCGGATCAAGAACGTGCTGCTGGGCGTGATGATGCTGGAGCACGCCGGGATCGCGGTCCTGCTGGGCCTGCCGTTCTTCTCTCTGGCGATGATCACCGCCGACGCGGTGTTCCTGCCGACGGTGTTCCTGGTTTGGCTGGGTGCCCGGGCCGCAGCGCTGCGGCCCCGCCGGATTCCGGGCCGGCCGGCCCCGTCGGACGCCGAACCGGCCCCGGTGGCCGCCGGGGCCGCCCTGACCTGA
- a CDS encoding DUF5819 family protein, translating into MDSNEHEPAGGAAPPPPRAPGMAGLSTPYRIVAALALGVLAVAACGHLALVFLHVAPANTVSRQQAKTVDGWIYPEFEQNWKLFAPNPLQQNIAVQVRAQVRTAGGELTTTGWRDLSAEDGAAIRHSLLPSHTEQNELRRAWDFFTGSHDEDNKPIGERGTLSEAYLRRIAVNRLTPAYPGGHVLRIQLRSATRAVDAPEWSGEATDTQTYYRELPWWTV; encoded by the coding sequence ATGGATTCGAACGAGCACGAGCCCGCCGGAGGGGCCGCTCCTCCACCCCCGCGGGCGCCCGGAATGGCGGGTCTGTCCACCCCGTACCGGATCGTCGCCGCGCTCGCCCTCGGGGTCCTCGCGGTCGCCGCCTGCGGGCATCTCGCGCTGGTGTTCCTCCACGTCGCCCCGGCGAACACGGTGAGCCGGCAGCAGGCGAAGACGGTCGACGGCTGGATCTACCCCGAGTTCGAACAGAACTGGAAGCTCTTCGCCCCCAACCCGCTCCAGCAGAACATCGCGGTGCAGGTGCGCGCCCAGGTACGCACCGCCGGCGGCGAGCTCACCACCACCGGCTGGCGGGACCTGAGCGCCGAGGACGGCGCGGCCATCCGGCACAGCCTGCTGCCGAGCCACACGGAACAGAACGAGCTCCGCCGGGCCTGGGACTTCTTCACCGGATCCCACGACGAGGACAACAAGCCGATCGGCGAGCGCGGCACGCTGTCCGAGGCGTACCTGCGGCGGATCGCGGTGAACCGGCTCACCCCGGCGTACCCCGGCGGGCACGTCCTGCGGATCCAGCTGCGCTCCGCGACGCGGGCGGTGGACGCGCCCGAGTGGAGCGGCGAGGCGACCGACACCCAGACCTACTACCGGGAGCTGCCGTGGTGGACGGTGTGA